In Ferrimicrobium sp., the DNA window GGCGCCCTCAGGTGTGGGAGGTGCTCGATGGTGTGATACGGGAACATCCGGTCCTTTTGAACCGTGCACCGACGCTCCACCGTCTCGGTATCCAGGCTTTTGAGCCGGTGCTGGTGGAAGGCAAAGCCATTCAGATCCATCCACTGGTGACCACCGCCTTCAATGCCGACTTTGATGGTGATCAGATGGCGGTTCACCTGCCACTCTCACCAGAGGCACAAGCAGAGGCGAGGGTGCTGATGCTCTCTGCGAGCAACATCATTTCGCCGGCCACTGGACGTCCAATCACCGTGCCGAGCTTGGACATGGTCTTTGGGTTGTTTTATCTCACCATCATCCGTGAGGACGAGATCGGTGCCGGCAAGGTGTTCAGACATAACTACGAGGTGCGTCGAGCGCTCGATGCCGGCGAGTTGGGGCTGCACGCTCCGATTCGTTTGCGTACGCTTGGGGCCGATGGAGAGGTCACCGAGCTGAGGACCACTGCGGGTCGCGTGATCTTTAACGAAGCGCTTCCGGAGGATTTTCGCTATGTCAATGAGATTATTGGCAAGAAAAACCTCCCCATCGGTGCCATCGTCGAAGAGGTTGCCAATCGCTATTCTCGCATCACGGTGCAGGTGACGCTGGATGCGATTAAGGACTTGGGCTTTCGGTACGCAACGCAGTCCGGTTTGACGATCTCTATCGATGACGTCAAGACACCAGTGGCGAAGGCGGAGATCCTCAACCGTTACGAACGCGAGGCTGAGAAAGCGGAGGCGCAATTCAAGCGTGGCATTATCACTGATGATGAACGTAAGCAGAAAGAGATCGAGATCTGGACCTCGGCGACGGCGGAGATCGGCCGTGCGATCGATGAGATGCTCGCTGCTGACATCATGAACCCGCTGGGAATGATGATCGAATCGGGGGCTCGTGGTAACCCACAGCAGATTCGGCAGATCTCGGGGATCAAGGGGTTGGTGGCGAATCCACGGGGTGAGATGATTCCCCGTCCGATTAAGTCCTCATTCCGCGAAGGGTTGCAGGTGCTCGAGTACTTCCTCTCCACCCACGGTGCTCGAAAAGGGCTTGCTGATACCGCCCTGCGGACCGCTGACTCCGGCTACCTGACTCGACGTCTGGTTGATGTCGCTCAGGAGATGATTGTTCGGGAGATCGATTGTGAGACGACTCGCGGGATCTGGTTGGAGGATATCCGACCTGATGAGGCAGGTAAGCGGTTCTACGTGGAGACACGTGCCTTCGGTCGCGTGCTTGCGGACTCGGTGCATCTCAATGACGGAAGTGAGATAGGGCGTGGAACCTTGCTCACCGATGCCTTGGTCGCCGCCATCACTGAGGATCCTGAAGTGCAACAGATTCGAGTACGATCGGCGTTGACGTGCGAGACCTCTCATGGGGTCTGCGCGATGTGCTATGGCAAGTCGCTCGGTGGAGTTGGCCTGATCGAATTGGGTGAGGCCGTCGGCGTGGTTGCAGCGCAATCGATCGGAGAGCCGGGAACCCAGTTGACGATGCGTACCTTCCACCAGGGAGGTATCGCAGGTTCGGACATCACCCATGGACTCCCGCGTGTCGTCGAGCTCTTTGAGGCTCGTACTCCTCGAGGTGCGGCTATCCTGGCCCATGGTGCGGGGATTGTCCATCTCGTAGATGAGGAGAATGGTCAGCGCGTCACGGTGGTCCATGACGATGGCACCGAAGAGACGTATTTGCTGCCGACACGAGTGCACCTTAATGTGCAAGAGGGCCAAGAGGTGGCCGCTGGTGACCCGCTCGTTGAAGGTCCAAAGGATCCAAAGCAGGTTCTTGAGATCAAGGGTATCCGGGAGACCCAACAGTATCTGGTTGAAGAGGTGCAGAAGGTCTATCGGGATCAGGGAGTGCCGATTCACGACAAGCACATCGAACTGATCGTCCGGCAGATGCTCCGACGGGTACTGGTTGCCGAACCGGGTGACTCACAGTTCCTCCCAGGAGAGCGCGTAGAGTCGCAGCAGTATGCCGAGGTGAATCGGGCACTGTTTGCCGAAGGGGCACGTCCAGCCGAAGGTCGACCGGAACTGATGGGGATCACCAAAGCATCGCTCGCGACTGAATCGTGGTTGAGTGCCGCCTCCTTCCAGGAGACGACTCGAGTGCTGACAGAGGCTGCCATCGAAGGCAAGTCGGATCCGTTGCTTGGACTGAAGGAGAATATTATTCTCGGGAAACTGATTCCGGCTGGCTCGGGTGTTCGAGATTATCGGTCGGTTGAGGTCAAGGCACCCTTCCATCGCAAGCTGTCATTTTGGAGCTCGGAGGAGGAGAACGAGTCTGGTCCGGAGGATCTCATTGAAGAGGGCTAGATCCATGCGTGTGTGCGTTAGACTGTCCGATTGGGCCAAGAGCGGCTCTGGGCTGCTCTGCGTGATGGCTATACCAGAATGTATTTGACGAGAGGAACGTCTTGCCTACGATTTCACAGTTAGTTAGAAAGGGTCGTGAGTCCAAGCGGACCAAGACCAAAACGCCGGCACTGAAGGGTTCCCCGCAGCGTCGTGGGGTCTGTACCCGCGTCTATACGGCTACTCCGAAGAAGCCGAACTCGGCATTGCGCAAGGTAGCCAGAGTGCGCCTGACCTCCGGAGTCGAGGTGACGGCGTACATACCTGGGATTGGTCACAATCTTCAGGAGCACTCTATCGTGCTTGTAAGAGGTGGTCGAGTCAAGGACCTCCCTGGAGTCCGCTACAAGATCGTTCGCGGCTCGCTGGACTCAGCTGGTGTGAAGAATCGTAAGCAAGCCCGTAGCCGATACGGTGCGAAGAGGGAGAAGTAGAGTTATGCCCAGAAAGGGCCCAATCCAGCCGCGATATATTGCCTCAGATCCGGTCTACCATTCAGTGCTTGTCGCGCAATTTGTGAACAAAGTGTTGGTGAGCGGCAAGAAGTCGGTCGCAGAGCATATTGTCTATCGGGCACTTGACACCATCGCAGAGAAGGTTGGTAGCGATCCGGTAGCGGTGCTCAAGCGTGCCGTCGACAACACGCGACCAGATACCGAGGTTCGCTCCAGGCGAGTAGGTGGTACCACCTATCAGGTCCCCGTGTTGGTCAAGCCGAGGCGGGCAAATTCGGTAGCGATCCGGTGGATCGTCACCAATGCCAAGGGTCGCCGCGAAAAGACGATGGTTGAACGTTTGGCGAATGAGGTACTCGATGCCTCGAATGGTATCGGTGCGTCGGTCAAACGTCGCGACGATACCCACAAGATGGCGGAGTCTAACCGCGCCTTCATGCACTATCGCTGGTAGGCAAGGCGTTGTCTTCGCGTCCACCGGTTCTGTTGGCTTGGCATGGTGCCGTTCTGTAGGTGTCTGCAATGGGCAGGTGGGGTCGCCTGGTTTGGTTGCGACAGCGGTCGCTGCCCTCAGGGAGCGTTGGCGGTAGGAGGAAGTGGTCCTCCGAGAGGACAACGGCCATGAGCTGGGGAGCCCGATCTTCATGGATGTGGAGGGACTGAGTAGACGTGGTTTGGATGAGAGTACGAAGGTATGAGCAGGGGGCCCAAGGAGTGTTAGTGGCTAGCCACGCAGAGGAGAAGGAGTAAATGGTCACGAAGCGCGAGATTCCGCTCGACCGTATCCGAAATATCGGAATTATGGCGCATATCGATGCGGGTAAGACGACGACGACGGAGCGTATTCTCTACTACACCGGCAAGAATTATAAGATCGGTGAGGTGCACGAAGGTGCGGCCACGATGGACTGGATGCCCCAAGAGCAGGAGCGTGGCATCACCATTACCTCTGCGGCCACGACGGCGTTCTGGAAGGATCACCGCATCAACATCATCGACACCCCGGGCCACGTGGATTTCACCGTTGAAGTGGAGCGGTCGCTCCGGGTGCTCGATGGCGCGGTTGCGGTCTTTGATGCAGTCGCCGGGGTAGAGCCTCAGACCGAGACAGTCTGGCGGCAGGGCAACAAGTATCTGGTTCCGCGCATCTGTTTTGTCAACAAGATGGATCGCGTTGGGGCTAATTTTGAGCGATGTGTCGAAATGATTAAAGATCGTTTGGACGCGAATCCTCTCGTCATCCAACTGCCCATTGGGTCGGAGAGCGATTTCCTCGGAGTGATCGACCTACTCCGAATGGAGGCGATCATTTGGGATGAGGGGATGGGAGACAAGTTCCATACCGAAGTGATTCCCGCTCATCTCCAGAGCGCGGCAGAGGATGCCCATCGAGAGTTGATCGACGTGCTCAGTAACTTCGATGATGATCTGATGGAGCTGTACATCGGCGATCAGGAGATCTCCGCCGAGTTTCTTCAGGGCGCGATCCGTAAAGCGACGATAGCGAACTCGTTGGTGCCGGTGTTGTGTGGGTCGGCCTTCAAAAACAAGGGAGTGCAGCCACTGCTGGATGCGGTGGTCGATTACTTGCCATCGCCGGTGGATATCAAGCCAGCTGTCGGTACCTCGCTCTCGGGAGCGGAGATGATCGAGCGTGAGCCGACGGACGAGGCCCCGTTCTCTGCGCTGGCTTTTAAGATCATGACCGACCCCTTCGTTGGGAAGTTGACCTATTTTCGGGTCTACTCCGGCACGCTTGACAAGGGCGCCACCGTGTTAAATTCGACCAAGGATAAAAAGGAGCGCTTGGGGCGGATTCTGTTAATGCACGCCAACCATCGCGAGGATATTGATTCCGTCGCTGCTGGTGACATCGTGGCGGCAGTCGGCTTTAAGAATACGACGACGGGCGATACCCTGTGCGACCCATCGAAGCCGATTATCCTTGAGAGTCTTGACTTCCCAGATCCAGTGATCCACGTTGCCGTTGAACCGAAGACGAAGGCGGATCAGGAAAAGATGGGTCGAGCGTTGTTCGCCCTCTCTGAGGAGGATCCGACGTTTCGCGTGCGCTCAGATCAGGAGACCGGTCAAACGGTGATCTCGGGCATGGGCGAGCTCCACCTTGAGGTGTTGGTCGACCGTATGTTGCGCGAGTTCAGGGTCGATGCGAATGTGGGTAAGCCTCAGGTGGCGTACCGCGAGACGATTCGCAAACCGGTTGAGCGGATCGAGGAGCGCTATATCCGCCAGACAGGTGGCCGTGGGCAGTATGGACACGTGGTGATCAATGTTGAGCCACTGGGCGTCGGTAGCGGTTATGAGTTTGTAGATAAGATCACAGGTGGTGTCATTCCTAAGGAGTACATCCCTGCAGTCGATGCTGGTATCCAAGATGCGCTTGGATCGGGTATTTTGGCCGGTTATCCGGTTGAGGACCTGCGTGTCACTTTGGTGTTTGGCTCCTATCACGACGTTGACTCTTCAGAGATGGCGTTTCGTATAGCAGGTTCTATGGCGGTGAAGAAAGCGGTTCGAGCGGCAGACCCTGTCCTCCTTGAACCGATCATGGCGGTAGAGGTGGTGACCCCAGACGATTACATGGGGGACGTCATCGGAGATCTCTCGTCCCGGCGTGGTCGGGTCGAGGGCATGGATCAGATCGGGAATAACCAAGTTATTCGCGCGCTGGTCCCATTGTCGGAGATGTTTGGTTACGCCACCGACGTGCGTTCTCGGACGCAGGGTCGGGCGACGTATACCATGCAGTTCCATGCGTATCAAGAAGTACCGGATTCCATAGCGGCGGAGATCGTTCGCAAGGTCCGGGGCGAGTAGACTACGTAGTTCTGTAATGGGTCAAGGTTGCGCCATGTGGGCGCAGTGAGTAGCAACGGAGCAGGAAAAGATGGCAAAGCAGAAGTTCGAGCGAAGTAAGCCTCACTTGAACATCGGAACCATGGGACATATTGACCATGGTAAGACGACGTTGACGGCGGCGATTACAAAGGTATTGTCCGAAGGGAATCCCAATGTAAAGTTCAAGCCCTTCGATCAGATCGATAAGGCACCAGAGGAGAAGGCCCGCGGCATAACGATCGCGATCTCGCACGTTGAGTACGAGACAGACAAGCGACACTATGCCCATGTTGACATGCCTGGACACGCGGACTATATCAAGAATATGATCACGGGTGCCGCTCAGGTCGATGGTGCAATTTTGGTGGTGGCGGCAACCGATGGTCCGATGCCCCAGACGCGTGAGCATGTGTTGCTCGCTCGCCAGGTCGGTGTCCCCTATATTGTCGTGGCGCTCAACAAGGCCGACATGGTCGACGATGAGGAGCTCTTGGATCTCGTTGAACTCGAGGTTCGCGAACTGCTGAACGAGTATGAGTTCCCCGGTGACGATACTCCGATCATTCGTGTCTCGGCCTTGAAGGCTCTTGAGGGCGACAAGGAGTATCAGGACAAGATCATCGAGCTGATGGACGCGGTCGATGAGTACATCCCCGTGCCTGAGCGTCCGCTTGATCGCCCCTTCCTTATGCCGATCGAGGATGTTTTGACAATTCCCGGTCGTGGAACTGTGGTAACGGGTAAGGTCGAGGCTGGTAAAGTCAAGGTCTCTGAGGAGGTCGAGATTGTTGGTCTTCGCCCCACGCAGAAGACGGTCGTGACTGGCGTCGAGATGTTCAACAAAGAGCTTGGCGAGGGCATGGCCGGCGACAACGTCGGTGTCTTGCTCCGTGGTGTCAAGCGAACCGATGTCGAGCGCGGTCAGGTGGTCTGCAAGCCAGGAAGCATCACTCCGCACACGGAGTTCGAGGCGAACGTCTACGTTCTGTCCAAAGACGAGGGAGGACGACACAAGCCGTTCTTCAATCACTATCGCCCGCAGTTCTACTTCAGGACGACCGACGTTACGGGAAGTATCATGCTGCCTGAGGGTACCGAGATGGCGATGCCAGGTGATAATCTCACCATCAAAGTGGAACTCGGAAAGCCTATTGCGATGGATGAGGGCCTTCGATTTGCTATCCGTGAGGGTGGCCGAACCGTTGGCGCTGGTCGTGTCGTGAAGATTATTAAGTAGTTCGCTGGTGAATGGCCCGGAGTGCGCTCCGGGCCATTCCCTGTGTTTGGTGAGGTGTTGGCCTGGTGTCGGCACAGAGACGGAGAGAAATGAGCGAAAAGCAGCGGATCAGAATCAGAATCAAGGGTTTTGATCATGAAATTTTGGAGGCGTCGACTCGTCGAATCGTGGACACAGTCACGCGTACCCAGGGCAAGGTTGTCGGTCCCGTGCCGTTGCCGACGGATATCCATCGATATACGGTGATCCGCTCGCCGCATAAGTACAAGGATTCCCGTGAGCATTTTGAGATGCGCGTCCATAAGCGGTTGCTTGATATCGTTGATCATTCTGCAAAAACGGTAGATGCGCTTAAGCGATTGGAGTTGCCGGCAGGGGTCGACATCGAGATCAAAATACAAAACGTGTAAATAACCCTGTTGGAGGCCCGGTCGTGGGTGCTGACAGAGTAGTATTAGTTGGTCATTTTGTGTCCGGTTGTGCCTTCATGGGACCCTCCGGCAGTTCTGACCTTTTGGCACCAATGCGCTGCTAAGCGTACGTGCCGTTGCAAAGATTGAAGGAATTCATGGCTAGTAAAACAGTGGTTGGCGAGAAAATCGGCATGACCCAAATCTGGGTCGACAACGATCGCGTGGTCCCGGTCACCGTGATTCGCGTCCTTCCTGCGAGGGTCCTGCGCCGCAAGACGGTCGAGCGCGATGGGTATGAGGCTTTGCAGGTAGCGGTCGGGGTGGTACAGCCTTCGCGCTTAACCAAACCGGTGCTCGGGCAGTTCACCTCCAGGGGTGTGGAGCCGGGACGCAGAATCATGGAGTTTCGCCTTGAGGGTTCCGAAGGGATGAGCGTCGGTTCGCAAATCGACGCCTCTGCGATCAGCTCAGGTGATCATGTTGATGTGATCGGCACTAGCCGGGGACATGGTTTTTCGGGT includes these proteins:
- the rplC gene encoding 50S ribosomal protein L3 translates to MASKTVVGEKIGMTQIWVDNDRVVPVTVIRVLPARVLRRKTVERDGYEALQVAVGVVQPSRLTKPVLGQFTSRGVEPGRRIMEFRLEGSEGMSVGSQIDASAISSGDHVDVIGTSRGHGFSGGMKRHNFKGQGASHGNHKKHRAPGSIGACATPARVFKGTRMAGQYGSERTTILNLEVVRSEPDRQLLLIKGAVPGPRGAMVVIRDTVKGGKRL
- the rpsG gene encoding 30S ribosomal protein S7, whose product is MPRKGPIQPRYIASDPVYHSVLVAQFVNKVLVSGKKSVAEHIVYRALDTIAEKVGSDPVAVLKRAVDNTRPDTEVRSRRVGGTTYQVPVLVKPRRANSVAIRWIVTNAKGRREKTMVERLANEVLDASNGIGASVKRRDDTHKMAESNRAFMHYRW
- the fusA gene encoding elongation factor G — protein: MVTKREIPLDRIRNIGIMAHIDAGKTTTTERILYYTGKNYKIGEVHEGAATMDWMPQEQERGITITSAATTAFWKDHRINIIDTPGHVDFTVEVERSLRVLDGAVAVFDAVAGVEPQTETVWRQGNKYLVPRICFVNKMDRVGANFERCVEMIKDRLDANPLVIQLPIGSESDFLGVIDLLRMEAIIWDEGMGDKFHTEVIPAHLQSAAEDAHRELIDVLSNFDDDLMELYIGDQEISAEFLQGAIRKATIANSLVPVLCGSAFKNKGVQPLLDAVVDYLPSPVDIKPAVGTSLSGAEMIEREPTDEAPFSALAFKIMTDPFVGKLTYFRVYSGTLDKGATVLNSTKDKKERLGRILLMHANHREDIDSVAAGDIVAAVGFKNTTTGDTLCDPSKPIILESLDFPDPVIHVAVEPKTKADQEKMGRALFALSEEDPTFRVRSDQETGQTVISGMGELHLEVLVDRMLREFRVDANVGKPQVAYRETIRKPVERIEERYIRQTGGRGQYGHVVINVEPLGVGSGYEFVDKITGGVIPKEYIPAVDAGIQDALGSGILAGYPVEDLRVTLVFGSYHDVDSSEMAFRIAGSMAVKKAVRAADPVLLEPIMAVEVVTPDDYMGDVIGDLSSRRGRVEGMDQIGNNQVIRALVPLSEMFGYATDVRSRTQGRATYTMQFHAYQEVPDSIAAEIVRKVRGE
- a CDS encoding DNA-directed RNA polymerase subunit beta', giving the protein MLDLSRFDQIRIGLATSDDIKNWSRGEVKKPETINYRTLRPERDGLFCERIFGPTKDWECACGKYKRVRFKGIVCERCGVEVTRAKVRRERMGHIELAAPVVHIWYLRGTRSWLAYLLMGTTPKEELKAKQLEKVIYFAANLVTAVDEDRRHQDLPNLETEMLEEIKSLEDGRDIEIEHRFQDLEEQLAAMEAEGAKDSDVRARQRQLEKEIQAVRERANQSIELVRRAFDEFRELYPRMIIEDEILWRELRARYSEYFDGGMGAEAIADLINRIDFDAEQIKLREMIEPTDARRPLSAQRRQKAIRRLKIVSAFNRRDEDGRRINDPMAMILSVVPVIPPDLRPMVQLDGGRFATSDLNDLYRRVINRNNRLKRLLDLGAPEIIVNNEKRMLQEAVDALFDNGRRGRPVVGPGNRPLKSLSDMLKGKQGRFRQNLLGKRVDYSGRSVIVGGPTLKLHQCGLPKLMALELFKPFVMRRLVEMEFAQNIKSAKRMVERRRPQVWEVLDGVIREHPVLLNRAPTLHRLGIQAFEPVLVEGKAIQIHPLVTTAFNADFDGDQMAVHLPLSPEAQAEARVLMLSASNIISPATGRPITVPSLDMVFGLFYLTIIREDEIGAGKVFRHNYEVRRALDAGELGLHAPIRLRTLGADGEVTELRTTAGRVIFNEALPEDFRYVNEIIGKKNLPIGAIVEEVANRYSRITVQVTLDAIKDLGFRYATQSGLTISIDDVKTPVAKAEILNRYEREAEKAEAQFKRGIITDDERKQKEIEIWTSATAEIGRAIDEMLAADIMNPLGMMIESGARGNPQQIRQISGIKGLVANPRGEMIPRPIKSSFREGLQVLEYFLSTHGARKGLADTALRTADSGYLTRRLVDVAQEMIVREIDCETTRGIWLEDIRPDEAGKRFYVETRAFGRVLADSVHLNDGSEIGRGTLLTDALVAAITEDPEVQQIRVRSALTCETSHGVCAMCYGKSLGGVGLIELGEAVGVVAAQSIGEPGTQLTMRTFHQGGIAGSDITHGLPRVVELFEARTPRGAAILAHGAGIVHLVDEENGQRVTVVHDDGTEETYLLPTRVHLNVQEGQEVAAGDPLVEGPKDPKQVLEIKGIRETQQYLVEEVQKVYRDQGVPIHDKHIELIVRQMLRRVLVAEPGDSQFLPGERVESQQYAEVNRALFAEGARPAEGRPELMGITKASLATESWLSAASFQETTRVLTEAAIEGKSDPLLGLKENIILGKLIPAGSGVRDYRSVEVKAPFHRKLSFWSSEEENESGPEDLIEEG
- the rpsL gene encoding 30S ribosomal protein S12; amino-acid sequence: MPTISQLVRKGRESKRTKTKTPALKGSPQRRGVCTRVYTATPKKPNSALRKVARVRLTSGVEVTAYIPGIGHNLQEHSIVLVRGGRVKDLPGVRYKIVRGSLDSAGVKNRKQARSRYGAKREK
- the rpsJ gene encoding 30S ribosomal protein S10, producing the protein MSEKQRIRIRIKGFDHEILEASTRRIVDTVTRTQGKVVGPVPLPTDIHRYTVIRSPHKYKDSREHFEMRVHKRLLDIVDHSAKTVDALKRLELPAGVDIEIKIQNV
- the tuf gene encoding elongation factor Tu, which gives rise to MAKQKFERSKPHLNIGTMGHIDHGKTTLTAAITKVLSEGNPNVKFKPFDQIDKAPEEKARGITIAISHVEYETDKRHYAHVDMPGHADYIKNMITGAAQVDGAILVVAATDGPMPQTREHVLLARQVGVPYIVVALNKADMVDDEELLDLVELEVRELLNEYEFPGDDTPIIRVSALKALEGDKEYQDKIIELMDAVDEYIPVPERPLDRPFLMPIEDVLTIPGRGTVVTGKVEAGKVKVSEEVEIVGLRPTQKTVVTGVEMFNKELGEGMAGDNVGVLLRGVKRTDVERGQVVCKPGSITPHTEFEANVYVLSKDEGGRHKPFFNHYRPQFYFRTTDVTGSIMLPEGTEMAMPGDNLTIKVELGKPIAMDEGLRFAIREGGRTVGAGRVVKIIK